The Lachnospiraceae bacterium oral taxon 500 genome window below encodes:
- a CDS encoding HAD-IB family hydrolase: MKTAAFFDIDGTLYREGLITSIFKKFIKSDIIDQSVWYQEVRDKYNKWDKRVGNYDDYLVKMAEIYIEAVRGLHKSQVEYIAQKVVEQKGDKVYIYTRDQILWHKAQGHMVITVSGSPYELVRAMSIKHGFDACRGTVYELDENDRYTGRLLPLWDSRSKQTEIQKLADEYEIDLAASYAYGDTAGDFLMLRAVGHPVAMNPTRELLQQITQDEAMKRKAKIVVERKDNIYQLTPEMLQPQKDG, translated from the coding sequence ATGAAAACAGCGGCTTTTTTTGATATTGACGGAACGCTTTACCGGGAAGGACTGATTACCAGTATTTTCAAAAAGTTTATTAAATCCGATATCATTGATCAAAGTGTGTGGTATCAGGAAGTGCGGGACAAATACAATAAATGGGATAAGCGGGTCGGCAATTACGACGATTATCTGGTTAAAATGGCGGAGATTTATATCGAAGCCGTGCGCGGCCTGCATAAGAGCCAGGTTGAGTATATTGCTCAAAAGGTGGTTGAGCAAAAAGGCGATAAAGTTTATATTTACACCCGGGATCAGATTTTATGGCATAAGGCGCAGGGGCACATGGTGATTACCGTATCCGGCTCGCCCTATGAGCTGGTGCGGGCAATGAGCATCAAGCATGGGTTTGATGCCTGTCGGGGAACCGTTTATGAACTGGATGAAAATGACCGCTATACCGGCCGCTTATTGCCGCTGTGGGACAGCCGCAGCAAACAAACGGAAATTCAAAAATTAGCCGACGAGTATGAGATTGATTTGGCCGCGTCCTACGCTTACGGTGATACGGCCGGCGATTTTCTGATGCTTCGGGCGGTTGGCCATCCGGTGGCCATGAATCCGACCAGAGAACTGCTGCAGCAAATTACGCAGGATGAGGCAATGAAGCGGAAAGCCAAAATTGTGGTGGAGCGGAAGGATAATATTTATCAGCTGACGCCGGAGATGCTGCAGCCGCAAAAGGACGGCTGA
- a CDS encoding SUF system NifU family Fe-S cluster assembly protein encodes MDLSQIYTEVITEHSRAAHNRKQLAEVTHKEHGHNPSCGDDIMLELDIKDGRIADAAFSGSGCAISQASTSMMIDLIRGLPVAEAKEKAESFLAMIKGEKTEEELADVLEDAAILANIKNMPARVKCAVLAWHTLDEILKKESGE; translated from the coding sequence ATGGATCTTAGTCAGATTTACACGGAGGTGATTACCGAGCACAGCCGGGCGGCGCATAACCGCAAACAGCTGGCCGAAGTCACCCACAAGGAGCATGGACATAACCCCAGTTGCGGCGATGATATTATGCTGGAACTGGATATTAAGGACGGCAGGATTGCAGATGCGGCTTTTTCCGGCAGCGGCTGCGCCATCAGTCAGGCATCGACTTCAATGATGATTGATTTGATTCGGGGGCTGCCGGTAGCGGAAGCAAAGGAAAAAGCCGAGAGCTTTTTGGCCATGATCAAAGGAGAAAAAACAGAGGAAGAATTGGCAGACGTCTTAGAAGATGCAGCGATTTTGGCGAATATTAAAAACATGCCGGCCAGAGTAAAGTGTGCAGTTTTGGCCTGGCACACCTTAGATGAGATTCTAAAGAAGGAGTCAGGAGAATAG
- a CDS encoding type IV pili twitching motility protein PilT, translated as MDFLLNKTMEMKGTDLHLCAGSKPLVRVNSSLIDIEGSERLRPDQISEFVHEYLTEFQIQELQREKSLDFSYSRRSLGRFRCNVYYQRGTYAIAIRALPIEIPKFEDLGLPEVIKSFANKSKGLVLITGATGSGKSTTLASLVDYINENKKYHIITVEDPLEYLHSHKNSMITQREVGGDAINFASALKSALREDPDVIMVGEMRDMETMQTALTAAETGHLVLTTLHTGSAVKAIDRILDGFSKEQHTLVQSQLASVLEGVVSQQLLPRADKRGLIAVAEVLCVTPAVRNMIREGKHFQISNLIQMGDKQGMVSMERTLAKLARDGVISHEVGYLKSADSQLFENYFKQPSL; from the coding sequence ATGGATTTTTTGCTCAATAAAACAATGGAAATGAAAGGAACCGATTTGCATTTATGTGCCGGCAGTAAGCCTTTGGTTCGGGTCAATTCCAGTTTGATTGATATTGAAGGGAGCGAGCGGCTGCGGCCGGATCAAATTTCCGAATTTGTGCATGAATATTTAACCGAGTTTCAAATACAGGAACTGCAGCGGGAAAAGTCACTGGATTTTTCCTATTCCCGGCGAAGCTTAGGCCGGTTTCGCTGCAATGTTTATTATCAGCGGGGCACTTACGCGATTGCCATTCGGGCGCTGCCGATTGAAATTCCGAAGTTTGAGGATCTGGGTCTGCCGGAAGTGATTAAGAGTTTTGCGAATAAATCCAAAGGTCTGGTGTTGATTACCGGTGCTACCGGCAGCGGAAAATCTACGACTTTGGCCAGTTTGGTCGATTACATCAATGAGAATAAGAAATATCATATCATTACGGTTGAGGACCCTTTGGAGTATCTGCATAGTCATAAAAACAGCATGATTACGCAGCGGGAAGTGGGGGGCGATGCCATTAATTTTGCTTCGGCTTTAAAATCTGCTTTAAGAGAGGATCCGGATGTGATTATGGTTGGGGAAATGCGGGATATGGAAACGATGCAGACCGCGCTTACAGCCGCCGAAACCGGACATTTGGTGCTGACTACGCTCCACACCGGCAGCGCGGTCAAGGCGATTGACCGGATTTTGGACGGTTTCAGCAAAGAGCAGCATACTCTGGTGCAGAGCCAGCTGGCAAGCGTACTGGAAGGCGTTGTATCGCAGCAGCTTCTGCCCCGAGCCGATAAAAGAGGATTGATTGCCGTGGCTGAGGTGCTGTGCGTAACACCGGCCGTGCGCAATATGATTCGCGAGGGCAAGCATTTTCAGATTTCCAATTTGATCCAGATGGGCGATAAACAGGGGATGGTGTCAATGGAAAGAACCTTGGCCAAACTTGCCAGGGATGGTGTGATTAGCCATGAGGTCGGCTATCTGAAGTCGGCGGATTCGCAGCTTTTTGAAAACTATTTCAAGCAACCTAGTCTCTAA
- a CDS encoding ATPase codes for MIDFLTEQGVSDKLIEDLKAFRRFYQTAEEVKDRIPQPYYRYHGREIWEMALAALLGGENLLLSGMKATGKNVLAENLTAAFGRPQWTVSFHTNTDHGDLIGTDTFIGGEVRFRPGSVYQCAVYGGFGVLDEVNMAKNEAIAVLYPALDHRRQIDVPGYHAVRLHEAARFIGTMNYGYIGTREMNEAFASRFMVIDVPPLAEENIRLILQAEFPDLTAEGAAVLAGIFLDLQKKSLHSEISTKAIDFRGLLGAIRAMKRGLAPQIALKMGIVDRVFDEFEKELVQDVIDLRLPKSSADSMFVS; via the coding sequence ATGATTGACTTTTTAACGGAACAGGGAGTTTCTGATAAATTGATTGAAGATTTAAAGGCATTTCGGCGCTTTTATCAAACGGCGGAGGAAGTCAAAGACCGGATCCCTCAGCCATATTATCGCTATCATGGCCGGGAGATTTGGGAAATGGCACTGGCGGCGCTGCTGGGTGGTGAAAACTTACTTTTATCCGGGATGAAAGCAACCGGTAAAAACGTATTGGCGGAAAATCTGACGGCGGCTTTCGGCCGGCCGCAGTGGACGGTGTCTTTTCACACCAATACCGATCATGGTGATTTAATCGGCACGGATACTTTTATCGGCGGTGAGGTTCGTTTTCGGCCCGGTAGTGTGTATCAATGTGCAGTTTATGGCGGATTTGGCGTACTGGACGAGGTCAATATGGCCAAAAATGAAGCGATTGCCGTGCTTTATCCGGCGCTTGATCATCGGCGGCAAATTGATGTGCCGGGTTATCATGCGGTTCGGCTGCATGAGGCGGCGCGATTTATCGGCACTATGAATTATGGCTATATCGGTACCAGAGAAATGAACGAAGCCTTTGCTTCCCGGTTTATGGTGATTGATGTTCCGCCGCTGGCAGAGGAAAATATCCGGCTTATCTTGCAAGCCGAGTTTCCGGACTTGACGGCAGAGGGGGCGGCGGTGCTGGCCGGAATTTTTCTGGATTTGCAAAAGAAATCGCTTCATTCCGAAATTTCAACCAAAGCCATTGATTTCCGGGGCCTTTTGGGTGCAATTCGGGCAATGAAACGGGGCTTGGCACCGCAGATTGCTTTGAAAATGGGAATTGTTGACCGGGTGTTTGATGAGTTTGAAAAAGAACTGGTACAGGATGTGATTGATTTGCGGCTGCCCAAAAGCAGTGCGGACAGTATGTTTGTATCTTAA
- a CDS encoding PTS glucose transporter subunit IIABC produces MFGLFKKTETLNASVSGKVIPITEVEDEVFSQKMMGDGYAIRPKDGVIYAPADGVVTQAFKTKHAVVFHTGGGIDLLIHVGLDTVELKGDGMTLHVSDGQKMKAGEPLITADFDYIKEQGKKTDVIVVLMNPDKINNFDVTYGEIAANEPVCKIKLK; encoded by the coding sequence ATGTTTGGTTTATTTAAAAAGACAGAAACTCTAAATGCCTCCGTCAGCGGCAAGGTTATCCCGATTACCGAAGTAGAAGACGAAGTCTTTTCCCAAAAAATGATGGGTGACGGCTATGCCATCCGGCCCAAAGACGGCGTCATTTATGCACCGGCTGACGGTGTGGTAACACAGGCCTTTAAAACAAAGCATGCGGTTGTCTTCCATACCGGCGGCGGAATTGACCTGCTGATTCATGTCGGCCTTGATACCGTTGAATTAAAAGGCGACGGCATGACCCTTCATGTCAGCGACGGTCAAAAAATGAAAGCCGGCGAGCCTCTAATCACAGCTGACTTTGATTATATCAAGGAACAGGGCAAGAAAACCGATGTTATTGTCGTTCTGATGAATCCCGATAAAATCAATAATTTTGACGTTACCTACGGCGAAATTGCCGCTAACGAACCGGTCTGCAAGATTAAGCTGAAGTAA